A genomic segment from Plasmodium relictum strain SGS1 genome assembly, contig: PRELSG_00_v1_230, whole genome shotgun sequence encodes:
- a CDS encoding fam-f protein, which produces MRSLLLICYFYFLYITAISIGFYNIDVYYNSNRLNLKFVKYKEIIQLIRKLAEVFDIKNEDILNDSGHNIKEVQLLYNLSETKYENTPLEGYFGDSRDLFVKLVDLIFLENFNEKLKQEKNKINSICCTLNVMENKIKNYMDSSVDSAGNHISFVFKDLASYEDELRIYTDVGVEINFSKNNQILIDKQRVDNYFKDAHLSKINLRLGKSFNFFNKLYKMNKKFLSEFNRDLYHYDLYTTRYIGMSAKMFPLKYAHLGNLDLVNFDNRLRDIFNEFHRAIFNKDKKNGVNETTSLKVNTGRLNFLIYDMYKTLYDTIAKNTHKLFLRLNKILNGDIKCLIAFILYILEQDICKNKFILDELKDKHGTEVFRDKFLFHIYELLLQEKEEIKKSLNVFKTYIKEIFGFDVNSSGISSLVQKLYELDNEDLFRLVHLNKEDGYIPLFKAIVYSLGCLRKLNEFSNFLKLLKNESKSKLSVKLENILMRKSVLYIPKDKSRDLILKFLDIYESSIYFIELKESNSRLVHESISIDCSLKNFRAFNYLISLLIKELNKLKKSHLYSKKKIKNKYSIIFFLYEIKEFNGSCQKHRFIRYI; this is translated from the exons ATGAGAAGTTTACTTTTAAtctgttatttttatttttta tacATAACAGCAATAAGTATAGGATTTTATAACATTGATGTATATTACAACTCAAACAG ACTTAATCTTAAGTTTGTGAAGTATAAAGAGATAATACAgttaataagaaaattagCGGAAGTAtttgatattaaaaatgaggatattttaaatgattcaggtcataatataaaagagGTACAATTGCTATATAATCTGAGTGAAacaaaatatgaaaatacaCCACTTGAGGGATACTTTGGTGATTCAAGAGATTTATTTGTAAAATTAGTagatttaatatttttggaaaattttaatgaaaagtTGAAACAAGAGAAAAATAAGATCAATTCTATATGTTGTACATTGAATGTTATggagaataaaataaaaaattatatggaTAGTTCAGTTGATAGCGCAGGTAATCATATTTCTTTTGTATTTAAGGATCTTGCATCCTACGAAGATGAATTACGTATATATACAGATGTTGGTgttgaaataaattttagCAAAAATAACCAAATATTAATTGATAAACAGAGAGTAGATAATTATTTCAAGGATGCACATTTgagtaaaattaatttaaggCTTGGaaaatcttttaatttttttaataaactatataaaatgaataaaaaatttttatctgAATTTAATAGGgatttatatcattatgaTCTTTATACGACTAGATATATAGGTATGTCTGCAAAAATGTTTCCTTTAAAATATGCCCATTTAGGTAATTTGGATCTAGTTAATTTTGATAATAGATTAAGAGATATTTTCAATGAATTTCATAGAGCcatatttaataaagataaaaaaaatggagtTAATGAAACTACTTCTCTTAAAGTAAATACTGGAAGAttaaactttttaatttatgatATGTATAAAACATTATATGATACTATAGCAAAAAACACACATAAGTTATTTCTAAGACTAAATAAGATATTAAATGGTGATATAAAATGCTTGATAgcctttattttatatatacttgAACAagatatatgtaaaaataagttTATATTAGATGAACTGAAAGATAAACATGGAACAGAAGTATTTAGGgataaatttttgtttcatatatatgaattacttttacaagaaaaagaagagataaaaaaatccttaaatgtatttaaaacatatataaaagaaatttttggTTTTGATGTAAATAGTTCAGGTATTAGTTCATTAGTACAAAAGCTTTATGAATTAGATAATGAAGATCTTTTTAGATTggttcatttaaataaagaagatgGTTATATACCACTATTTAAAGCTATTGTATACTCATTAGGGTGCTTAAGgaaattaaatgaattttcgaattttttaaaattacttAAAAATGAATCGAAAAGTAAGTTAAGTGTAAAACTTGAAAATATCTTAATGAGAAAAAgtgttttatatattccaAAAGATAAATCTAGagatttaatattaaaatttttggaTATTTATGAAAGCagcatatattttattgaaCTCAAGGAAAGTAATTCAAGATTAGTTCACGAGTCAATATCAATAGATTGTTctctaaaaaattttagggcctttaattatttaataagtttattaattaaagaattgaataaattaaaaaaatctcatttatattctaaaaaaaaaataaaaaacaaatattccattatattttttctgtaTGAAATTAAAGAATTCAATGGAAGTTGTCAGAAACACCGTTTTATTaggtatatataa